The Rhodothermales bacterium genome includes a window with the following:
- the dnaK gene encoding molecular chaperone DnaK gives MGKTIGIDLGTTNSVVAVMEGGEPVVITNAEGARTTPSVVAFKTDGERLVGAPAKRQAITNPKNTLFSIKRFMGRMFGEVTEEMKTVPYQVVQGEGGTARVDVNGRVYTPQEISAMVLQKLKQTAEDYLGESVTEAVITVPAYFNDAQRKATKEAGEIAGLNVRRIINEPTAAALAYGLDKKDTERVIAVYDLGGGTYDISILELGDGVFEVKSTNGDTHLGGDDFDQRLIDYIADEFKKTEGVDLRKDPMALQRLKEASEKAKIELSSGAQTTINLPFITATQDGPKHLNMELPRAKFEQLVDDLVDRTIPPMEKALRDAGLSKSEIHEVILVGGSTRIPLVQQTVEKFFGKKPNRSVNPDEVVALGAAVQGGVLSGDVSDVLLLDVTPLNLGIETLGGVMTVLIPANTTIPTRKSEVFSTASDSQPSVEIHVLQGDREIAEGNRTIGRFHLDGIPPAPRGIPQIQVSFDIDADGILSVGAKDQSTGKEQTIRIEASSGLSKDDIEKMRTDARSHANEDKKRRDTVEKTNSANALVYTTEKNLKDYGDKISPEKRAKIDAALERLKLVSAAGSEKVSEIESAMAQLNDAWAAAGEDLQKASQEAAANGAPASDAGAAGEEVKDVDYEVVDDEEEKK, from the coding sequence ATGGGTAAGACAATTGGAATCGATCTCGGCACGACGAACTCGGTAGTGGCCGTTATGGAAGGGGGTGAGCCGGTCGTCATCACGAATGCCGAGGGTGCGCGTACGACGCCGTCGGTCGTGGCATTTAAGACGGACGGGGAGCGGCTCGTCGGCGCGCCGGCAAAACGGCAGGCCATCACCAACCCCAAGAACACCCTGTTCTCCATCAAGCGCTTCATGGGCCGCATGTTCGGCGAAGTGACCGAGGAGATGAAGACCGTCCCCTACCAGGTCGTACAGGGTGAAGGCGGAACGGCGCGTGTCGATGTAAACGGACGCGTCTACACCCCACAGGAAATCTCGGCGATGGTGCTCCAAAAGCTGAAGCAGACCGCGGAAGATTACCTTGGCGAGAGCGTCACGGAAGCCGTCATTACCGTGCCGGCGTATTTTAACGACGCCCAGCGTAAGGCCACCAAGGAGGCAGGCGAAATAGCCGGCCTGAACGTGCGCCGCATCATCAACGAGCCCACCGCCGCCGCGCTGGCCTACGGCCTCGACAAGAAGGACACCGAGCGCGTCATCGCCGTGTACGACCTGGGCGGCGGCACGTACGACATCTCGATCCTGGAGCTCGGAGACGGCGTGTTCGAGGTAAAATCCACCAACGGCGACACACACCTGGGCGGGGACGACTTCGACCAGCGCCTGATCGACTACATCGCCGACGAATTCAAGAAGACGGAAGGGGTTGATCTCCGCAAGGACCCGATGGCCCTCCAGCGCCTCAAGGAGGCCTCGGAAAAAGCCAAAATCGAGCTCTCGAGCGGCGCGCAGACGACCATCAACCTGCCCTTTATCACGGCCACGCAGGACGGTCCGAAGCACCTGAACATGGAGCTACCCCGCGCCAAGTTCGAGCAGCTGGTGGACGACCTCGTCGACCGCACGATCCCGCCGATGGAGAAGGCGCTTCGCGACGCCGGCCTCAGCAAGAGCGAGATCCATGAAGTGATCCTCGTAGGTGGCTCGACGCGTATCCCGCTCGTCCAGCAGACGGTCGAGAAATTCTTCGGCAAAAAGCCCAACCGCTCGGTGAACCCGGACGAAGTCGTCGCCCTTGGCGCGGCCGTCCAGGGCGGCGTCCTCTCGGGCGACGTGAGCGACGTGCTCCTGCTCGACGTCACCCCGCTTAACCTGGGCATCGAAACCCTGGGTGGCGTGATGACAGTGCTTATCCCGGCAAACACGACCATCCCGACCCGCAAGAGCGAAGTGTTCTCTACGGCGTCGGACAGCCAGCCGAGCGTCGAGATCCACGTTCTCCAGGGCGACCGCGAGATCGCGGAAGGCAACCGGACGATCGGGCGATTCCACCTCGACGGCATCCCGCCGGCGCCCCGCGGCATCCCGCAGATCCAGGTCAGCTTCGACATCGACGCCGACGGGATCCTGAGCGTCGGCGCGAAGGACCAGTCGACCGGCAAGGAGCAGACGATTCGCATCGAGGCCTCCAGCGGTCTGTCGAAGGACGATATCGAGAAGATGCGCACCGACGCCCGCTCCCACGCCAACGAGGATAAGAAGCGCCGCGACACGGTCGAAAAGACTAACTCCGCCAACGCGCTCGTGTACACGACCGAGAAGAACCTCAAGGACTACGGCGACAAGATCTCTCCTGAGAAGCGGGCGAAGATCGACGCCGCGCTCGAGCGGCTGAAACTGGTGTCGGCCGCGGGCAGCGAAAAGGTGAGCGAGATCGAGTCCGCCATGGCGCAGTTGAACGACGCCTGGGCGGCCGCCGGCGAGGACCTTCAGAAGGCCAGCCAGGAAGCCGCCGCGAATGGCGCCCCGGCCAGTGACGCCGGCGCCGCCGGTGAGGAGGTGAAAGACGTCGACTACGAGGTGGTGGACGACGAGGAGGAGAAGAAGTAA
- a CDS encoding response regulator transcription factor, protein MSAPDTAPTFITLWVVEDVTTYRIELVDVLDAEIDLHVSHAFETVEDMQTYIALQPEFVPPDMVLMDIGLPGIDGISATRVLTAQFPGIKVLMLTAYEEPDRIFSAIRAGAVGYIVKNMPIDQILSLTRQVAQGAFHVAAPIATRILDHFKGDPVIHLTPRESQVLAHLATGATQKRVAALLNISPDTVNNHVRNIFEKLSVNSAPGAIARAYQLGLL, encoded by the coding sequence ATGTCAGCACCCGATACCGCGCCGACGTTCATCACTCTCTGGGTGGTCGAAGATGTAACCACGTACCGAATCGAACTGGTCGATGTGCTCGACGCGGAGATCGACCTGCACGTCTCGCATGCGTTCGAGACCGTCGAGGACATGCAAACCTATATCGCCCTGCAGCCCGAGTTTGTGCCGCCGGACATGGTGCTGATGGATATCGGGCTCCCGGGCATCGATGGGATTTCCGCCACCCGGGTGCTGACGGCTCAGTTTCCGGGGATCAAGGTGTTGATGCTGACGGCGTACGAGGAGCCGGACCGTATCTTCAGCGCGATCCGCGCCGGCGCCGTCGGGTATATCGTCAAAAATATGCCCATCGACCAGATCCTTTCGTTGACCCGGCAGGTGGCGCAGGGGGCTTTTCACGTCGCGGCGCCCATCGCCACGCGTATCCTCGACCATTTCAAGGGCGATCCGGTGATCCACCTGACCCCCCGCGAGTCCCAGGTGCTGGCTCACCTCGCGACCGGGGCGACCCAGAAGCGGGTCGCGGCGCTACTGAACATCAGCCCGGATACCGTCAATAACCACGTCCGCAATATCTTCGAGAAGCTCAGCGTGAACTCGGCTCCTGGCGCCATCGCCCGGGCCTATCAGCTGGGTTTGTTGTAG